A single genomic interval of Buteo buteo chromosome 20, bButBut1.hap1.1, whole genome shotgun sequence harbors:
- the CCT5 gene encoding T-complex protein 1 subunit epsilon, giving the protein MSAMGTLAFDEYGRPFLILKDQERKTRLMGLEALKSHIMAAKAVASTLRTSLGPNGLDKMMVDKDGEVTVTNDGATILNMMDVDHQIAKLMVELSKSQDDEIGDGTTGVVVLAGALLEQAEQLLDRGIHPIRIADGYEQAARIAIEHLDKISDSFTVDPQNIEPLIQTAKTTLGSKVVNRCHRQMAEIAVNAVLTVADMERKDVDFELIKVQGKVGGRLEDTQLVKGVIVDKDFSHPQMPKELKDAKIAILTCPFEPPKPKTKHKLDVTSVDDYKALQKYEKEKFEEMVKQIKDTGANLAICQWGFDDEANHLLLQNELPAVRWVGGPEIELIAIATGGRIVPRFCELTAEKLGFAGIVREISFGTTKDRMLVIEQCQNSRAVTIFIRGGNKMIIEEAKRSLHDALCVIRNLVRDNRIVYGGGAAEISCALAVSEAADKCPSLEQYAMRAFADALEVIPMALAENSGMNPIQTMTEVRARQVKENNPALGIDCLQKGTNDMKQQHVIETLIGKKQQISLATQVVRMILKIDDIRRPGESEE; this is encoded by the exons ATGTCGGCCATGGGGACCCTGGCGTTCGATGAGTATGGGCGGCCCTTCCTCATCCTCAAGGACCAGGAGCGCAAGACGCGCCTCATGGGGCTTGAGGCGCTGAAG TCTCACATAATGGCAGCAAAGGCTGTAGCAAGTACTCTGAGAACATCCCTTGGGCCCAATG gcTTAGATAAAATGATGGTGGACAAAGATGGTGAGGTGACTGTGACAAATGATGGTGCTACCATCCTGAATATGATGGATGTGGATCACCAGATAGCCAAACTTATGGTGGAGCTGTCTAAATCTCAAGATGATGAGATTGGCGATGGAACTACTGGAGTCGTTG TTCTGGCTGGAGCATTATTGGAGCAGGCTGAGCAATTACTAGATCGTGGTATTCACCCTATCAGAATAGCAGATGGTTATGAGCAGGCAGCCCGCATTGCAATTGAGCATCTAGACAAAATCAGTGACAGCTTTACAGTTGATCCACAGAACATTGAACCTCTGATCCAGACAGCAAAGACAACGCTAGGCTCTAAAGT aGTTAACCGTTGTCACAGACAAATGGCAGAAATTGCTGTAAATGCTGTGCTGACAGTAGCAGATATGGAACGTAAAGATGTTGATTTTGAGCTGATCAAAGTACAAGGCAAAGTGGGAGGTAGACTGGAAGATACACAGCTGGTTAAAGGAGTGATTGTGGACAAAGATTTCAGTCATCCACAGATGCCTAAA GAGCTTAAAGATGCTAAAATTGCAATCCTTACTTGTCCGTTCGAACCACCTAAGCCTAAAACCAAGCATAAGCTTGATGTCACATCTGTGGACGATTACAAGGCACTGCAGAAATATGAAAAGGAGAAGTTTGAAGAGATGGTGAAACAG ATAAAAGACACTGGTGCAAACCTTGCTATTTGCCAGTGGGGTTTTGATGATGAGGCAAATCACTTGCTGCTCCAGAATGAGCTGCCTGCTGTTCGTTGGGTTGGTGGACCTGAAATAGAA TTAATCGCCATTGCAACTGGAGGACGCATTGTTCCTCGCTTCTGTGAACTCACAGCAGAGAAATTGGGTTTTGCGGGTATTGTCCGAGAGATCTCCTTTGGAACAACGAAGGACAGAATGCTTGTCATTGAACAGTGTCAGAATTCCAGAGCTGTGACCATTTTCATtagaggaggaaataaaatg ATTATTGAAGAAGCAAAGCGATCTCTTCATGATGCATTGTGTGTAATCCGGAATCTTGTTCGTGATAATCGTATTGTGTATGGTGGTGGTGCAGCTGAAATCTCTTGTGCCTTGGCAGTCAGTGAAGCAGCAGATAAG TGCCCATCTTTGGAACAGTATGCCATGAGAGCTTTTGCAGATGCCCTGGAGGTAATTCCCATGGCACTTGCGGAGAACAGCGGTATGAATCCAATACAGACTATGACTGAAGTGCGGGCTAggcaagtgaaagaaaataatcctgCCCTCGGCATTGATTGTTTGCAGAAAGGAACAAATG